GACAGAtgatgggtgggtgggtgggtggatggaCGGGCGGACAGATAGGTGAgtggatggatggagggatggatggTTGAATGAATGAGTGGGTGAGTGGATGAatggatggagggatggatggaCGGACAGATGGTTGAATGAATGGgcgggtgggtgggtgggtggatggatggatggaaggaAGGGTGGGAGGGTGGGTGGTTGGGTGGGTAAGAGGAGGGCTGGCTGGAGGGTGGTCGGATTGATGGGTGGGTGGTCGGGCTGATGGGGGGCTTGGGTGGATGAGAGGGATTGACTGATGGCTGCAAGGTGAAATGGGAGCAGGAATGAGGTGGTTAatgatggatggatggatggacagatGGATGAAGGAACAGAAGGATACAAGGGTTGGATGAGTGGGGGGCAGAGGGATGGGTGTGTGGATGAGATGGGGCCCACGGGCGAGCTCCCTCCTCTGGACCAGCCCCCGCCGGGGAGCTGGTCTCTGCCCcaccagctgagctctgccccaTGCCCAGGTGTGGCCGGGACACAGAGGATGAGCGGCGGCTGCTGGGCCTGGAGCTGGACAAGGCGGCAgggtccctgctgctggccttcccCCCGTGCGTGGCCAGGGTGCCCGTGGCCCGTTGCCAGCAGCACTCGGGCTGCATGAAGTGAGTGAGGGGACATCGTGCGAGGAGGGGGGTCTGCTCTGACATCCCCTGAATTCACCAGGGTCGGGTTGGGAATGGGAACACCGctgggggaaactgaggcacggcaCGGTGCCAGGCTGGggtgtcaccccccccccccccccccccccgggggggttggggccccccgccccgcccggaACCGCCCTGGGGGGCCGGGATCCGTACTGGGGCTGGACGCCCGAGGGCTCCTGCATCTTCCTGGAGCCCAGCCCCAGGTAACGGTGGGGGGGGCACGAGGGGAACCGGGGGGTGTCAGGGGCTCCCCAGAGGCTGCGAAGCTTGAGCTGCATCAGCTCCACCAACTCCCCTAACCTAACCCCAGCAAACTCAGCACCGGCTGAAGCAAGCTGCCAGCCCTCTGCCAGGCTCTTAGGGACTGACCCCCCGGGTATGTGTGGGgcgggcccgggggggggggcgaggggggggggccgcggccgTGCCCggttgttccccccccccccttgctgTCACCAAGGGCTGGTGACGGAGAGCTTCGTGGACGAGCCGGACGGGCTGGTGTCGGTGAACCTGCTGGTGATCTCCTCCGTGGCCGCCTTCGTCATCGGCGCCGTCATCTCGGGCTTCAGCGTCTGCTGGTTCATCGGGCACCGGGACCGCAAGGAGCTGGCGCGGCGCAAGGACAAGGAGACCATCCTGGCACACAGCGAGTCGGTGGTGAGCGTCAGCCGGCTGGGCGAGCGGCGAGCGCGCGCGGGGCAGCCCGGCGCCCTGCTGGCCCCGCTCATGCCCAACGGCTGGCCCAAGGAGCTGGGCAAGGCGAGCCAACACGACCTGGACTCGGGCGTCCTGCCCACGCCGGAGCAGACCCCGCTGCAGCAGAAGCGCTGCCCCGGCACCCTCCAAAACTGCacctgggagcagagccacAACATCATCAACGCCGCGCTGCGGGACCCCGGCGCCGCctctgccgccgccgccggacGGCTCCacgccggccccggccgcccggCCCGCGGCATGCCCCTCTCCTGCCACGCCATCCTGGTGGACCAGGAGCTGGAGGCCGAACTCAGCGACTCCTCGGGCGACGGGCACtggggccgggacccccccgaGGGTCCCCGTGCCCGGCAGCACCCCCCTGCcggcgcccgccgcccgccccgcagcTCCTACGGCGACTTTGCCGGCACGCCGCGCCCCAGCCCCGACCGCCGGCGCGTGGTTTCGGCGCCCGGCGGGGATGGGGGGGACTTTGCCGAGGGGCCGCCCTGGCACCCCGAGCAGCTGAACTTCAACGCCAACAACGGCACGGGCCGCCCCGGCGCCCACCTCAAGAGGAACCACACATTTAACAGCGGCGAAGCGCCGGCGGGCGGCTACgggcggcacggcacggcaccgAGGGCGCCCGGTGCGGGCCCCCCCGCGGGCGCTCACGGACCTGCACCACCTCCTGCGCTACGGCGTGGAGCGGACTCCCTCGGGCAAATAGGGCCCCGCCGCCCGTCCTGGCACCCACGGGCGCTGCCGCCGTGGACGCTTTCCACCGCCACGCCGCGCTGcggtccccccccccagttccctggggacggggacaaGGTGGCCCAAGGGCAGGAGCGGTGTGCACGGGGAGGGCTGAGATGCTGCATGGGGGACGGGTGCGCCCGGGAAGGGTTTGGGGCCgtccccagctgtccccacTGTCCCCGGCTGGCACGGGGCAGTGCCCTGTGCTCCGGTCGCTTTGCTCGGGCTCCGGGTGTCCGTCTgtcccgtcccctccccaggcTGGACCCAGGGACTGCTGCGCCCTGGGGGGGGAtccctgggaggcagcaggatggACACACGGACATGGGCGCAACTGAGGCAGAGCGAGGCTGTACCCCCGCgccgcctccccctccccagagaCCCTCAGCCCGGGCACTCAGGGGGCTTGTGGGTGCATCCTGGGGACACCCGGACAGGACAGCACCGAGCAGCACCCCCCAGGTCcaagcccccagctccccccctcctcaaaagcactgctgggggctgggggctggagccgGGGGGGGGTTCCCCTGCTCTCACTGGGGCACGGGGGTCCCACTGACCCCACTCTCTGCTGGCAAAGGGTGCCCTTTCGGTGCcgtccctgccccagctgcaggcaggagggagaaggggggcGAAAAGGGGgtcaggacccccccccccagcccgggaCTGAGCCGGGTCAGCCCGGTGCTCCCCAGGGGGCTGCGCACAgggggctgcgggcgctgcGTGCCCTGGCGGGAGGCCGGCCCGCAGCACTGCCCCTTGCTGTAAATAGGGTGCCAGGGCACCGCGGGCACCCCGCCGCCCCGGGCCGGCCATGCATGCGACAGCGGTAACGTCTCTGTATAACCCCGGAGCCCCGCAATAAATTTCTGTTTACAAGAGGCGATTCCCTCCCCGCCGCCACCTCGGATGCTGCTTCTCCGCTCCGGGGGCTGTGGCCGGCCCCGTCCCACAGCGGGGTGGCTCCGGGATGTGGCACggggagagggaaagcagcTCGAGGCACTGggcaccccccacccccagggAATTTGCCTGCACCGGGGCGTGCGGCTGCTGCCGGGCCCCGGCCACATCCTGGTGGC
The Oxyura jamaicensis isolate SHBP4307 breed ruddy duck chromosome 28 unlocalized genomic scaffold, BPBGC_Ojam_1.0 oxy28_random_OJ71412, whole genome shotgun sequence genome window above contains:
- the LOC118158483 gene encoding LOW QUALITY PROTEIN: semaphorin-6B-like (The sequence of the model RefSeq protein was modified relative to this genomic sequence to represent the inferred CDS: deleted 1 base in 1 codon) — its product is MCGAGPGGGARGGGRGRARLFPPPPCCHQGLVTESFVDEPDGLVSVNLLVISSVAAFVIGAVISGFSVCWFIGHRDRKELARRKDKETILAHSESVVSVSRLGERRARAGQPGALLAPLMPNGWPKELGKASQHDLDSGVLPTPEQTPLQQKRCPGTLQNCTWEQSHNIINAALRDPGAASAAAAGRLHAGPGRPARGMPLSCHAILVDQELEAELSDSSGDGHWGRDPPEGPRARQHPPAGARRPPRSSYGDFAGTPRPSPDRRRVVSAPGGDGGDFAEGPPWHPEQLNFNANNGTGRPGAHLKRNHTFNSGEAPAGGYGRHGTAPRAPGAGPPRALTDLHHLLRYGVERTPSGK